Genomic segment of Sarcophilus harrisii chromosome 4, mSarHar1.11, whole genome shotgun sequence:
GCTGGCTGCTACTAAAAATATAAACAGCCAGGACAGTATTTCAGATAGGATTTCCACATTTATGATtcaaaaacagagacaaagtcaCCTCTTATACATCTGAAGCTTTGAGAAGGGGTGACTTAATAAACCTCTCTTTGGAAAGAAATCTTTCTACTACACTTTATATTGAGTTCAAACTATCTACTCACAGggacatttgataaatatttgatatgtatacatgtacttCTTCGGAATATCCAGTCAGATTTGACAAAGATAAATGTATATGCTCTCTTTCCCAACTATTAGTTTAATTGTGACCTGCAattagttaagaaaaaataatcaccTTATTAAATCTAAGTGTattatgttttctatttatttattttatttattattatatctatatatgttatatttttatttatttattaaaagcttttaagGTACTGCAGAAATCTCTGGTTTGGATTGAGTTAGGCTAATGTGGCtaataggaaaaaattttatGCAACTCTTCTGAGAGATAACAGGCTGCAGCAGAAAGTGTTGTACCTAGAGTCAGGGACACCtaatttcaaatttgatctcagacacctactatctgtgtgatcctgggtcaGTCAGTCAAAcctctctgcttctgtttcctcaactacatGGTAGCATATATCTCCCAGGGTTCTTCTGAAAATTAAATGACATTATATTTGTGAAAGGCCTGGCAtacattaggcacttaataaattttcatttcccttcttccttataGGTCTTCACATGAAATTTTCAGTAGGGCCACAATTTCTTGAAGTAAGAATAAAACTCTTCTTTAGATACCCTACATTTGTAGATGGGAATTTTACTTTGTCAAAAGAGTAGCATttctaccttttctcttttttttagtcCCATAATAATTCTACAAGAACAACAAGAGACAGGACAAGTTcaattatatccattttaattGTAAAAGTTAGGGAGGACTttatacaaagttttttttatacATAATCTCACTAAATCATCACTATAATTCTgtaaggaagagaatgaaaactACTATCATCCCTACCTTACTGATGATGTAATAGACTCAGAGCAATATGGTAAAGTGGGAAGAATACTGGGTTTTTGTGttagaggacttgaattcaaatcctgcttacTTACATATGACCTTAAACAATTTGTCTCATTTCAGATGAATCCTTACTAGCTCTCTGTTAATAACCTTAGAGAGATTAAAGTCAGTTGAAAAAACTTGGAAGTGCCAGCCTTGTCACTTATTACCTTGAAAATATAAGTAAATCACATTTTAcctatctgggcctcagttttctcacctgaaagGCGAAGGAGTTGGATCACATGGCTACTTGTCCCCTTCTAGTCTCCTGAcccaaactcaagtcttccagatCTGATATTTGTTCTACTAACTTCACAGCTACCTTCCCAAAGtgtttaagtaaaataaattccaatGTATTTTAAGAGACCATGCCTTTTATAATACTACTTTATGTTTTTAGACCTTTTATAATTTACACAACGCTGATCACATAAATTAATCCCATTCGATTCTTAGAAGTACCTAATGTGACTACATTTATCCCTGAAAGTAgttaatgcaagaaaaaaaaagttatccctatatattaaaaatagggaaactgaggcttaacaGTGTGAAATGAAGTTCAAGGTCACCCAACTGCTGCTGCTGAAAGTGGAACCCAAGTTTCCAGGATTTCACAATTGAGAAAACAGTTATTGGTATCAACCTTGAAAAGTACAAATAACATAAATTGTCTAAACCAAACTCCCCAAATCCTGGAAGGATTTATTTtactctctcccccccccccactactccttcccatccttctccctcttcttcctcctcctccctaatTCAGCAGTATATACAGCTATATTTGGAAGGAAGAGCAGGATAACAGCAAATCTTGTCATCTAAACTGACAGGTCCAAGGAGTAAAAAGTCCATAATACCCTGTTCTGATTTGCTCAGGATTCAACTTTTCTGGCCATGTCTTGGCAGCATTTTTCCAAAGGTACAAAGATCAGTTAATATACCATTCTGTAAAttaatgtttatgtatgtatgtattggtggggagaagggaagaggaaagtggTACTCCACAaattcttttcattccttccccAACTTATCCTTAATGGACCAgttatttgttaaaagaaaaaaaaaaactatatggaaAAGAGTAATTTCCTCTGTATTTACTTCCCTGTGCTTATCTCTCTTCaggaaagataaagaagagaaagagagagagagagagagagagagagagagagagagagagagagagagagagagagagagagagagagagagagagagagagagagagagaaacagagagagagagagagagagacagagagacagagagacagagagacagagaggaacagagggagggagggaaaagggaggaagggaaagagtcgAAAGAACCAACCTTTAAGAATATCTGTTGTCTGCATCTGGCCAGCTGACTATAGTGGATATCTTCTGCTATTAAGGTAGACACTTAAGGCAGACACTTGAGGCAATTACGTATATAACTGCCACTAAGGAAGATTATTTGGCTTTGAGACTTAACCATAACTCTAAATACCAAACCATTCAAAGGATTCATATTGTATTTCTCCACGCCAATTATTTTAGTTTTCCCGCCCCACTTCTCTTTGGTAGGATAAACATCCCATTTCTTGGGGTACTTTTGTGCTGCTGAAACTTTTTGGagcctccccccttcctttcGGCCTTCTGAGCACCTTTCCCAACATCTTTCTGGCTTGGTTTAAAGAAAGTGTCTTCGGCCCACCTACATCCCTCAAAGTAAGAGTTGTCTGCAGATGATCTCATTTTCCCTGGAGACTCTCGGAATCTAGAAGTCATATGAATTGGGACATAACACTCCGTCCCCCCGAGGATCTGTGGGACAAATTCAGTTTTGTTGATTATATTTtgcctcctcttctttccccctctgtttccATGCCGCTcgggtttttcctttttcccttctccaggaGTCTTGCGGGCTGACTGGATAGTTTTAAAACAGAAGGGCCCCCCCTTGAAGTTACTGCACTGAGTGGGGAGGTAAGGGGGTACCGACGCGCAGAACCGGCGGGTGCGTCTGGACGAATTCTCCGGATCTCTAAAGCTCAAGTTTCGAGATGGGGCCCTAGTGCTGGGAGGAGGGACTGATGGGCACCTGCACAGCCAAAGCTGTCGGGGTTCCTTTAGTCTACACTTCAGAAAACGGGGTGGCACCGATACGCTCGAGTCTGCGCCGGGAGCTTGTGCCCAGCAACGCCTAGGGGAAACGACCCGGGTCCAAAGATTGCCGTCGCCTACTCTCCCATCTTTGGACTTTTTTTTACCTGAAGGATGCCGCGCTCTGGACCTTGCCCAGCGCCGTGGCTCTACCTCCTCCAATGGTAACGGGGAAGGTGCAGGTGTGACCGGGGAACTAGCAGGCAATTCTTGGAGAACAGGCTGTTTGGTATTGGTGCCCTGAGACACTTTCTTTTTTCGTTCTTCGGGCGCCAGCTGCAGTTGTCGCCTCGATACGTGCACTATGGGTAGTCTTGAGGGAAGAGGCATTAGGCAAAGCGGAGCGGGGCTCGGACTCTGGCCAACACAGGTTGCTGAGTGATGCTTAGGCTGAACTCTCAGGGATTGGACGAGTGGAAACTTCTCATCTTTTGCCAGACAGTCGGAGAAGGGGCCAGTGGGAGGAGGAGCGGACTTAGTAGCTCCCCGATATCCTTTCCTCAAGAGAGACGGCGCCGAATCTGAAGTCGGTTTGCTTCTTCAGCGATCAGCTTCAAGATACTGAGGGGGGAGAGACGAAAAGAAAAGCCACCCCCGGGGCTTAGCTTCTCAGAGTTGTGCGCAAATATAACTTGGGCTGAGGGGACAGACTAGGCTCACAGAGTTTTTAAATCCATCTCGAGCCTCGGCGATTGGCGTGAATCCTCCAGAATGGGCTAATAAACATCACAGTCTCTAATAAAACCGGTGACTTACAGTTTTCTTCAAATCCAGGAAGGCGAATCTTCTAAGTATTCAGAAAGTTACTTATtcggggacttttttttttctttttcttttttttttttttttcttaccgtttctttcagattaaaaaaaaagaagaaaagaaaaatttaaacatacATTCGTAATGTCTCCGCCAGAGAAAAGGGCCTCTTCAAGTGGAAAGAGACAAGTAGCCCAAGTGGAAAGTGCAGTCCATTGACAATTCAGTCCAAGAACGGGTTAACTGCATCCTACTGGTTCAGTTTACATGTAAATAGAGAGCAGCTGCTCCTCTCCAGCTCCGGCAGGCTCTTTTAAGTTTTTGATTGGCTGCCAATGACATCACCGCCCGTGTTATAACATAGAGGACCCGAAGCAGCGTCGGATGAACCCTCCTTAAAGAGACAGGGCCACGCCCTCGACTCCGCCCCCCATCGACACCCATTGGCTACGGGCTGCTGTGAGGTGGCATTTGGGTTTCACCTAGAGTCTATTGGCTCAGTCCTTCATCCGTCTGCGCTTGGCCCGCCTCCTACGAACCTTACATTTACAGTGTAGCAAAAGAGAAAGTAACTATGTTGCAGCTGGAGATCAATGAAGCTAAGTGAATGGGGGTTGGATGCTCCATCGATTGCTACAGTGAAGCGCCAAATGGTGGAGGGATATACTTATTTATGAAGTAAGTGGAAGTGGCCGCCTACGCGcctgggaggagaggaggagaggaggtgTGGGATAgagatgtgtttgtgtgtgtgcgaTGCGAGACTCtcctttttggggggaaaacaaGGTAAGGCGAGAGAGAGGGCTCTGGGCTGGTGGCTACGCTCCTCGGTGCGCCTCCACGCTATGCGGTCCACTTGGGCCGGCGAGAAGAAAGCCGAGGTTGGTTGGGGGCTTTGCGGCAGTTCCAAGCGTCCAAGGCGCGCGGGTTCCTCTGTGTGTGAGTGATTGGGAGGTGCAGGGACGGTAGTGATGTGGAGTAGAGGGGAAGGcgctgtttaaaaaaatcatctaatcaCTTCTTTTCCGTTCTAGCCCCTTTCTGGTGGCTAGAGTGGGGTGGGATGAGGGAGCTCTTCATTTATCTCTAGTAAATTTGGAGCGCTCGATCTCAGGGTTTCATGGAAAATATAAATACGACCCTCTGCTGCAGAGATGCAGATATCTTTGCTATACTATGTGCGTGTGTGAGATGCCCCGTGCATCCACGCACTATATGTGAACGTAGGGAGGAggattgtttgtgtgtgtgtgtgtgtgtgtgtgtgtgtgtacacacttATTCTCTCTGGAAAGGAAGTCTATGGATGCCTGGACAAATCCCGGCAGGTAATACAATACTTTTATGCTTCCTGATGACATGAAACAGTTCTATTGCATTCTCAAATAgtactcatttttcaaatgtaccATAGGAGAGTAGGGGGAGTGTGAATCCTTTACTGACATCTAAAGGTGGGTAAGAGAAATCTTAATAAAAGTCTGTATAAGATATGGTCTGTGGTGTCtgtaggtgtgtgtatatgtacatatatctttATCTACAAAGATATAGATAGACACAGGCATTGATTTGGCACTGTgacatttcagttttctttgtgAGAATTCTGATAATTGTATATAAAATGACATTTCTCCACTATAAACAGATTTTAAAGTTCGTTTTGGTGAGCCATTCCTATCTGGGGTTCGGTTCCATGTGTGTTCCCTAATAAAGGGAGGGTGAGAGAAGCAGTCTGTCTGGGTCGTTTAGGGTTGATGTTCCATCATACATCACATACACACAACTGTGTGTCTTCGAAGCAGAGCTAATTTTACTAACACATaactgctatttaaaaaaaaaattcaaaataaggaAATCTTTTTAGATCTTTAGATGATTTAAAGttcaaaaatatgaatagatGGTGATAGGATATAATGTTTACTACTGGGGCTTGCTACATTCTGGTCTACTGCTGAACTTACAGAGGCATCTGCTTTGTGTATGGGGGTTGGGGGTAGAGGACACCaggcagaaaagaagagaaggaattgAAGAGGGAACCAAGGAGGCTGGTTGAGAACAGGGGAACTAGGGACTGTTGGCTTCATTAGGGTTAGGATTTCCAGGCCTGactttgaggtattattttagtGCCACACTTGTCTAGTGGTGATGAAAAGTAGAGAATTCAGATTAGTGTTCAGACTAGTAATAGAAAGAAACATATTACTGTATTATACTTTTTTAGGGTACATCGTACACATGACAGTTTGGGATGTATTGAATATTCATGTTAGTAACAGGGCTTCTCTTAAGAGGCTTCTTTCATTTTGATTTGACGAAAGTTGACAATCCTATTCGGATCTATCTAGCAGTGTATTTCTGTGATCTGTGCCAGTGAGtttgatcattttttcttttcctttgcagtGAGCAAAGGAAATAAGAGCTGTATTAGTAGACAGCTATATTTCTCAGACAGTTCAAGTTTGCTTCTGCCTCCCAGAGGAGGGCAGGGATTAAATAACCCTATGAGATTCCATGTAGCTCTCTGATTTGGTGATtcttaatgcttttaaaattcttactcttagactcaatttttttaaaaatttaagttttgaTATCCTAAATCCTAAAAGACAAAATTTACTTCTATTTGCATGGGTTATATACTTGCCCTTAAGTGTGGGGTATCAGAGTAAACTTGGGCCAATTTGGTTTGCATCCTCTTTGCATACATGTGAAGGAGCTGGATTCTTTGGAACTTTCATGGTTAAAGACATTTTAGGGTGACTTTTACCAGAAGGGATATAATGGCAAGTCCCCTTCCTCAGACTGAGACATAACATGCAACAGCCTGCACTTGTGATCTCTTTTGTATCatgtgacttttctttttctttccccccttctttacAGATTATCTTGAGTTCTTCTTGAATCGCCAGTTTTCAGCCTCCTCATGCCTCCATCTCCTTTAGACGACAGGGTACTAGTGGCACTCTCTAGGCCAGTCCGACCTCAGGATCTCAACCTTTGTTTAGACTCTAGTTACCTTGAATCTGCCTCTTCTCTCAGTGAAAACCACGTAGCCGTGATCGCCACCACCGTCGTGACTCTCAAGGCTGCGAATCTGACGTATATGCCCTCATCTACCTGCTCTGCCCGCTCCCTGAATTGTGGATGCAGCAGTGCCAGCTGCTGCACTGTGGCAACTTACGACAAGGACAATCAGGCCCCAACCCAAGCCATCGCTGCCGGCACTTCGACCAACATAGGCACCTCTACTGTCTGTCCTGCCAACCAGATGGTCAACAACAATGAAAATCTTGGCTCTTTAAGTCCATCGGGTGGAGTGAGCAGCCCCATGTTGGGTACCCCCAAGCCACTAGCCAGCATCAAAATAATCTACCCCAACGACTTGGCAAAGAAGATGACCAAATGTAGCAAAAGTCACCAACAGAGCCAGGGTCCTGTCATCATTGACTGCAGACCATTCATGGAATACAATAAGAGCCACATCCAAGGGGCTGTCCATATTAACTGTTCTGATAAAATCAGCAGGAGGAGATTACAGCAAGGCAAGATCACAGTCTTGGACTTGATCTCCTGTAGGGAAGGCAAGGACTCTTTCAAGAGGAtcttttccaaagaaatcatagttTATGATGAGAATACCAATGAACCCAGCCGGGTGATGCCTTCCCAACCACTTCACATAGTCCTAGAGTCACTGAAGAGAGAAGGCAAAGAGCCTCTGGTTTTGAAAGGTATTTGATCTTTTCCTCACCTCTCACCCTTAACCCATTCCTTTGGGATTCTtctgtgtttttccttttgttttgtttatttttttccttttggatttaaTACCAATTCTATCCCTCTTCACAAAAACCCAGTACTCCCaaacttttctatctttttaccTTCCTTCCTCCAAGAGTACTAAATTGAAATCCAGGGGCCTTGAGTTCTGGTCCCACTTCTGCAACTGGCTATTTGTGTGATTCAAAAAGGGGAGGTGCTTAGCCTCTCCAGGCTCCTGTTCCTGTATCTGCAAAACTGATAAAATAATGATTACCCTGTTTGCTTTGTTAAAGGTGGTTATGAGGATAAAACGGACAAATGTATATGAGAGCACTTGTAAACTAGGAAGTGAAATCCTGATGTAAGGTGCAGGGAGTGGTGGTGGTATTATTATGagattcttcatattttttcttacCTGTCATTGGAACTGGAGCAAGAGggaattaacaacaacaacaacaacaacaaacaatgtCAAGTTTTGAAACATACTTCTGTCTGAAGGATGGCTCTCTCCCCCAAACCTCCCTACTTCACAATGTTTTATCTGCTTTGGAGAGAATGGTTTAAGCATGACAGCTTTTTAGCTTTTCTCTACATCTCATTGTGGTCTGGAAAAtcccttttacaaatattttcttaaaatataccCATATCTTTACTAAAGCTTTGAAAGGATAAGTCCTTGTATAATAACATGGTTCTGTCTCATGTTAGTTCTTTCCTAAATGTGAAAAAGTGGGTTGTCTTTCCATAGCACTCTTAGCTCATCAGTATTGGAAAGGCAAGCAGCTTAAGAGGACTAGAGTTGTTTACAGTCTGGACACTATGTTCCCCACAAGGATTATTCCAGTATCCCATCACACCTTGCTTTAGATGACTTTGAGGGACAGCTCTAGTCTTCTTATTGCCCCTAAGACTGTCAAATATCCTCCCAATTGCTTTTGTTACCAAGTCAGCACTTGGATGATGCTTAAATTAAGTTTAATCTCCTCTTTATCATTCTATGTCCTTGTTGCAATCTGTACCATTCTTTCAC
This window contains:
- the DUSP10 gene encoding dual specificity protein phosphatase 10, with translation MPPSPLDDRVLVALSRPVRPQDLNLCLDSSYLESASSLSENHVAVIATTVVTLKAANLTYMPSSTCSARSLNCGCSSASCCTVATYDKDNQAPTQAIAAGTSTNIGTSTVCPANQMVNNNENLGSLSPSGGVSSPMLGTPKPLASIKIIYPNDLAKKMTKCSKSHQQSQGPVIIDCRPFMEYNKSHIQGAVHINCSDKISRRRLQQGKITVLDLISCREGKDSFKRIFSKEIIVYDENTNEPSRVMPSQPLHIVLESLKREGKEPLVLKGGLSSFKQNHENLCDSSLQLQECPESGGGASAASSVLPQPLPPTTPDIENAELTPILPCLFLGNEHDAQDLDTMQRLNIGYIINVTTHLPLYHYEKGLFNYKRLPATDSNKQNLRQYFEEAFEFIEEAHQCGKGLLIHCQAGVSRSATIVIAYLMKHTRMTMTDAYKFVKGKRPIISPNLNFMGQLLEFEEDLNNGVTPRILTPKLIGVETVV